The Streptomyces cyaneogriseus subsp. noncyanogenus region GTGCAGTTCCTGGCGATGGCGCAGGTGGACAAGGACAGCGGCTTGTGGCCCGTCGTGCTGAGCCGCGTGGTCTCGGTCGCCGTCATCGCGGTGGTCCTGGGAACGTACGGTGCGAGCTGGAGGCTGAGGGGATGGCCATGGGCGGCCACGGTGGCGGCCGGCGCCCTGGGCACTCTGGCGATCGTGCTGTACCTGGAGGCCACCAGGCAACAGCTCATGGCCATCGCCACCGTGCTCTCGGCGCTCTACCCCGCCATCCCTGTCCTCCTCGCCCTGGTGGTACTGAAAGAGCGCCTGAACCGGGGTCAGGTGGCGGGGCTGGTCTGTGCGGCGCTCGCCGTCGGGCTCATCGCGCTGCGCTGAGCCCGACGGCCCTCCGTTCCGGGGCCGAGGGGCCCGGAACGGAGGGGCCCGGGACGGAGGGGTCCGGCTACGCCGAGGGGCCCGGCTCCCCCAGGTAGGTCATGACGTGCTTGACGCGGGTGTAGTCCTCCAGGCCGTAGGACGAGAGGTCCTTGCCGTAGCCGGAATGCTTGAACCCTCCGTGCGGCATTTCGGCGGCGACCGGAAGGTGGCAGTTGATCCAGACACATCCCGCGTCGATCCTCCGGGCCAGGGTCATCGCGCGTCGGTGGTCTCGCGTCCAGACCGAGGACGCGAGACCGTACCGCACACCGTTGGCGAGGCGGACGGCTTCTTCGTCGCCGCTGGACCGCTGAACGGTGATGACCGGCCCGAAGATCTCCTCCTGGACGGCCCGGTCCTCCTGCCGCAGGCCCGTCACCACGGTGGGCTGGTGGAAGTACCCCCGGGCCGGCAGGGCCTCTCCCCCCGTGACCACCTCGGCGTGCGGGGGGAGGTTTCGGAGATGGTCCTGGACCCGGGCCAGTTGCATGGCGCTGTTCAGCGGGCCGAAGAAGACCGTCGGGTCGTCGGGGGCGCCGGTGGTGAGACCTTTGACCTCTCGTGTGAGCGCCGCCACGAACTCGTCATGCACGGAGCGGTCCACGATGACCCGACAGGCCGAGGCGCAGTCCTGTCCGGCGTTGAAAAGGGCTGCCTGGGCGATGCCCTGGGCGGCCTGGGCCAGATCGGCGTCGGCGGCCACCACGACCGGCGCTTTGCCGCCCAACTCCAGATGAAGGCGTTTGACATCCCCAGCGGCGGCCCCGGCCACCTCGGTTCCCGCACGGACGCTGCCGGTGACCGAGACCATGGCGGGCGCCGGATGCCGTACCAGTCGGCGTCCGGTCTCCCGCGAGCCGCATACGACGTTCAGCACACCGTCCGGCAGGAACTCGGCGGCCAGTTCGGCGAGCATCAGCGTGGTCAGGGGTGTGGTGTCGGAAGGTTTCAGTACCACCGTGTTACCTGCGGCCACGGCGGGCGCGAACTTCCACACGGCCATCATCAGGGGGTAGTTCCACGGCGTGACCTGGGCACATACTCCGAGCGGTTCGCGACGCACGAACGAGGTGTGCCCCGCGAGGTACTCCCCCGCCGACTTGCCCTCCAAGCAGCGCGCGGCTCCCGCGAAGAAGCGGATCTGGTCGATCATCGGACCCATTTCCTCGGCCGCCGTGACGTGCAGCGGCTTGCCGGTATGGACCGCCTCCGCGCGGACGAACTCATCGGCGCGTCGCTCCAGCGCGTCCGCTATGCGCATCAGGCTGAGCTGCCGCTGCGCCGGAGCGACGTCTCGCCACTTCTCGAATGCCGCGTACGCCGTGGTGAAGGCGAGGTCGACGTCCGCGTCGCCGGACTCGGGTGCGCTGCCGGTGACCCGGCCGGTGGACGGATCGGTCAGATCGAGCGTTTCCTCGGACAGGGCGTGGTGGTGGCGTCCGCCGATGAAGTTCCGCAGTGTTTCGTGCGTGGTCACTGCCCTCACCTCACGGGTGTGAAGTCACGGCCGGCGATGTACGTGGGCCGTGGGGCGGGGGCGGCGAAGGGGGTGCCGAGAACGTTGTCGACGCTGTTGAAGACGATGAAGATGTTGGACCGCGGGTAGGGCGTGATGTTGCCGTTCGACCCGTGCATGCAGTTGGAGTCGAAGAAGGTGGCTGAACCAGGAGGCCCGGTGAACTGCTCGATGCCCCCCGCGGTGCGGGCGAGTTCACCGACCGAGTTCTGGTCCGGCATTCCGACGGCCACCGAGTGCGTGCGCAGGGAGTTGCGGTGGTGATCCTGCGGTGTCCGGCCCACACAGGGCACGAAGGTGCGGTGGGAACCAGGAATGATCATCAGGCTGCCGTTGTAGGGATAGTTCTCGGTCAGGGCGATGGAGACACTCACCGCGCGCGGCACCGGCATGCCGTCCTCCGCATGCCACGTCTCGAAGTCGGAATGCCAATAGAAGGGGCCTCCGCCGAAGCCCGGCTTGTAATTGACCCTGCTCTGATGGATGTACACCTCGGAGCCGAGCATCTGACGGGCCGGGCCGACCACCCGGGGGTCGGCGGCCAGGCGGGCGAAGACCGAGCTGATGCGGTGCACCTCGAAGACCGAGCGAACTGCCTGTGACTTCTCCTCGACGATGGTGCGTTCGTCCTTGCGCAGGACGGGGTCGACCGCGAGACGCGCCGCCTCCTCCTGGAGCACCTCGATCTCCTGCCGGGTGAGCAGGGACTGTTCCGCGTGATAGCCGAGCCGGTCGAAGGCGTCCAGCCGATCGGACGTCAACGGGCCGTCGTCGGCGGTACCCCAGGCCGTCGGGTCCTCGCGCGTCATGGCGGGGGCGGGGGTGAGCAGACGAGTGGGGTAACGGTCGGTCAGAGTCGTGCTCATGATGCCGATGCCTTTCGTCTAGAAGGGGTTCTGGTCGTGGCAGACCGTTGTGCTGTCGCAGCTGTTCGGAGCGGGCACATCCAGGGCGGGATTGCCGTCGAAGAACCCGTTGGGGCGCAGGGTGAAGCCGGTGCTCACCACGGGCATGGCGGGCCAGTCCTCGGGGCGTACGATGTGGTGTTCACCGAAGGTGTGCCACACCACCACGTCCGCGTCAGCCAGCGGCCGGTCCTGCCGTACGAAGGCGGGCAGTCCTTCACCGCCGCGGCTCTGGTTGGGGTAATCGCCGGCTGCGTAGAACTGCGTGGGGTCGTACGCGGTCACCCACAGGTGTCCATAGCAGAAGCGTGCCCGCTCCCATGCCTGGCTGCCTTCGGGTTGCATCGGCAAAAGCCCCGAGCTGGGTACCAGCTTGTAGCCCACGGGTTCTCCCAAGCCGTTGCGCTCCCGCGTATTGACGATGTTCCAGAACCGGCCGGTGGCGGCGTGTGCCGTGCGCTGCTGTGCCTGCCGCTCGGATTCCAAAAGTGTGTGCCGGGTGTGCCAGGCGTTTGCGTGGGGATTGCGCTCGTCGACGGGAAGCGCCACGGAGTCGACCTCGTAGACCGAGTTGCGTGGGCCGTCGACAGCCATGTCAAGACGCATGGAGAAGAAGTGTTGGTGATGCGGTCCGTAGAGACCGGGTGCGACGGCGGTGCCGTAGGGCGGGCACTCTCCGGTGAAGGCGCCGGTGGAGATCATGCCGGTGAGCTTGACCTCGAACTTGATCGTTCCGTCCAGGTAGAGGTACCAGAAGTATCCGTACTGGTAGTTACCGAGGACGGCGAAGGAGGAGATGACCAAACGCCGCTGACGCCTCGTCACCACCTTGCCGGTGCGGAAATCCGTGTGCTTCCAGGCGATGTTCATGTCCTCTTCGTGCATGCACACGGCGTTGGGCAGGGTGACCGGCTCGCCGTCCTGGTCGTGCACCACGGCGTCGAAGTAGTGGATCTCGCCCAAGCAGTCGCAACCCAGTTCCAGCGCGTTCACCATGAACCCGGCCCCGTATTCGCCCTCGTCGAAGGCGTTCTTGCGGTAATGGGTGAATCCCGGGTCGCCGTAGGGGGTGTACATCTCCGCCAACGATGCGCGGTGCACGATCGACCGGATCCGGCCCTGATCCTGGTAGCCCACCTGGTGCAGCACGAGTCCCTCGCGCACGGTGAAACCGATGCGGAAGCGCCACTTCTGCCACTCCACCGCGTAACCGTCCACAGTGAAGCTCGGGCCCTCGGGCTGCGTGATGTCGATCGGTTTGAGGTCCTGCCGCTCCTCCACCACAGCCGGCCAGTTGTTGTCGGCGGTGCGCACCGCCGGGTCGTAGTTGCCCGACAGCGGAGGAAGTGGCACTGTCCCCTTGTCGGTCACCTCGAGCACCTCCATGGTGTCGAGGTCGATGAGCGCCACGAGGTTCTCCACGGGGCGGGCGTATCCGTTGTCACCCGGAAAAGCGCGTACGAAGGTCAGCGGGCAGGCCAGCCGGCGTCCCGAGGCATCGTCCAGTTCCCCGGTGTATCCGGTGGGCCAGGCATCCACCATGGCCAGGGAGAAGTCCTCCACCCCGCGGCGTCGCATCGCCTCCTGCCAGCGGGGGTCGGAGCGCACGGCGGCATCGCACTGGGCGAATTCCTCCTCGGTGATGGCTGTCTGCACGCCCGGCAGGTACCGCCAATCGATCACTTTCGCCTTGTCCAGGGACACGACGGCTTCGTAGGAACGGCGCCGCTTGCGGTCCCGCAGCACCATGAAGACCTCCCTGGGGAGGGCCTCGTGACCGTTGTGGTGCAGCAGACGCCGCTTGTCCGGTTCCCGGAGCGAGATCATCACGAAACGGGTGTCGGCGGTGAACTCCCGCTGGGTCTTCACCGCCTTTACCGCCTGGCGGATCTCCTGCGGGGTCAGCGGGGCCAGAGGGTGGGGGATGGTGGGCGTCTCACGTGTCGACATGGTGGTCATGGGCCCTCCGTAAGCCAAGGGGGGGGAAAGGTCTCGGGACACCGAGGGGAGAGCGGTACCGGGCGCCGGTCAGCGCCGGACCGCCCGCCACACCTGTGCTGCCTCCTGCAAGTCGTCTCGCAGGGCTCGCAGAAGAGGACGGCGGGCGCCGTCGAGGTAGAAGTGGTCGCCGGGGAACACGCGGTGCCGGACTGGGCGCAGGCGGGTGACCCGGTCCCACTCCGCCAGCTGTCCGCGGTTCACGCTGGAGTCGGCATCGCCCGCGTACACGGCCAGGGGGCAGTCGAGCGGGTCACCGGTGGTGTGTACGTAGGTCTCGGCGGCGGTGAAGTCCGCGCGCAGGGCGGGGAGCATGACCTCAATGAGTTCCGGCTCGTCGAGGGCGGCGTGGGGGACACCGCCGAGGCGGACCACTTCGGCGAGGAACTCCTGGTCGGGCAAGGTGTGGCAGCTGCGGGCCGCGCCGGCTGCCCGGTGGGGAGGCGCGCTGCCGGAAACGACCAACAGGGCGGGTGGGTGGTGCGCGGCGTCCAGCAGGCGTGCCGTCTCGTAGGCGAGCACGGCGCCCATGCTGTGCCCGAAGAAGGCGTAAGGGACGGGCTGCTCCTGGTCGGACAGGATCGGCCGGAGACCCTCTGCGGCAGCCTCGGCCAGTTCCATCAGATCCGTGACCTGCGGCTCGCCGTATCTGCTGTCGCGGCCCGGCAGGACGACGGGCATGACGTCCACGTCTGGAGCGAGCATCGCCGTCCAGGGCCGGTAGGCGAGCGTGCCCCCGCCGGCCTGTGGGAAGCACATCAGACGGATGCCGTCTCCGTTGGGCGTCGTGCCGGAGGTCACGACCCAGTCGCCCGGGTCAGCCATGGCCGGCTCCCGCCTCGTCGCGCGGCTGGTCGTGTATCACTTTGACCAGATCGCGGATGGTGGGTGCGGCGAAGAACTGCTCCAGGCGGACATCGAGGCCGCACTCCGCGCGTACGCGCGACACGAAGCGTGCTGCTTGCAGTGAGGTTCCCCCGGCCGCGAAGAAGTCGTCGGTCGGGCTCAGACTCTCGACACCGAGAAGACGGGTGGCCAGTGTGATCAGGGCACGTTCATCGGGGTTGCCGCCGATCGCCGTCTCGCCGTCCTCCGAGGCTGGGTGCGCTGTACGGATCGGTGGCAGCGCCGCGTGATCGATTTTCCCATTGCGTGTCATGGGCAGGGAGGCGACGACAGCGAGTGCGGAGGGGACCATGTACTCCGGCAACGAGGAGCGGACGTGGCGCAGTAGCGCGTCGGTCCTGGGCGCGCCGGCGGAAGTGGGAACGATGTGAGCCTCGATGTGTCCGCTCACCACCCGGACCACCGCTGTCCGCACCTCGGGATGCCGCTCCAAGGTGCACCGGATCTCGTCCAACTCGATGCGGTGGCCTCGCACTTTGACCTGCCCGTCCGACCGGCCGATGAAGTGCAGCACCCCGTCGCGGCTCATGCGGACCAGGTCACCGGTTCGATAGAGACGCCCCTGCCGCCGTGAGGTGAACGGGTCGGGTACGAAGCGCTCCACGGTGAGGTCGGGCCGGTTACGGTAGCCTCGGGCAACGCCCGCTCCACCCACGTACAGTTCACCGGGATACCCCGGCGGAACGACCGCGCCCGCCTCGTCGAGCACATGAACGCTGACATGGGTCAGGGGGCGACCGATGGGAACCTGCAACATGTCCTCCTGCGGCCGGCAGTGCCAGGAGGTCACATCGATGGTGCATTCGCTGGGACCGTAGAAATTATGGAGCTCGGCCGACAACTCGAGAGCGTGAAAGCGCCGGCACAACTCGGCAGAGAGTGTCTCCCCTCCACAGAAGACGTACCGCAGGTCGGAGATGTCGGCGAGTGCCGGTTGTCGCTCTTCCAGCAGCACGTCCAGCAGGGAGGGAACGCAGGCGAGAACGGTCACGCCGCTGTGGCGCATCTCCTGCAGCAGCCGGTGCGGATCACGTGAGAGGTCCGGGGCACCCACGACGAGCGTCGCCCCGGAGATCAGCGGGGTGAAGATCTCCCACACCGAGATGTCGAAACTCAACGACGTGTGGTGCAACACCGCGTCACCCGGCCCCAAGGGGAAGGTTGCGGCGTCCCACCGCAAGCGGTTGGCCAGGCCGCGGTGTTCGACCTCGACCCCTTTGGGCGTCCCGGTGGACCCGGAGGTGTAGATCAGATAGGCGAGGGAGTCCGGGCGAGCCTGCTCGGTGGTGTGACCGCAGTGGGTCGGGCCGGGCGATGACTGGATCTGTTCCTGTGTCAGGACGGGGGCGTCCAGGTCTACAGACCCGTCACTCGGCTGCTGATCGGTGATGACTGCGATGGCTTTGCTGTCCCGCACCATGAAGGCGATGCGCTCTGGCGGATACCTCGGATCCAGGGGGAGGTAGGACGCTCCCGCCTTGAGGATGCCGAGGATCGCCACGACGGTGTCGGCCCCGTGTTCCATCAGGAGGCCGACGGTGTCGTCGGTGCCGATGCCCCGCCCTCGTAGGGCATCGGCGAACTGGTCGGCCCGGAGGTTGAACTCCCGGTATGTGATCTCGCTCGTCCCCGCGCGTAGTGCCACCGCCTCGGGGTGGCGCGCGGCCGCCTGCTCGACCATCTCATGTACGCATGAGCCGGGCGGAAGAGGCTGGTCGCTGTCGCGGACGGCAGCCGGTTCCCGCCGCTGCGCCAACTGCCGGGCGTGGGCGCTGCGGCGCAGACCGAGGCCCCGCATCGGGTCACTGTCACCTGCCGGCGCTGTCGACGTCCGGGTGTGCGGCTTGGCCCCCAACCCGAGTCGGACGGCTTCGGCCAGAAGCCGACGGTAGCCGACAGCCACCGGCCGATCGTCCTGCAGCCCCGAGGCCCCGTGGACGTGCACAGCATGCCGCACGCACTCGCACAGCAAGGGCCACACCGCGTCTGTCACCGTGGCCGCGTCGGCGTCGATGGCGGCGAACTCCGCGGCAGGCGCGGCGCTCTGCGATCGCCCGAGGACCAGCTCGTCGAGCCTGAGCAGCTGGGCGTGGTTCTCCATCCGCAGCGCTTCCAGGCGCGCCCGCTGCGTGGCCAGGGGGAACGACACCGCCTGGCGCGTTCCGATGGGCCGGCCGAACTGCCGCCGGGTGCGGGCGCGGTCGGTGGCCGTCTCTACCGCGGTCAGTGCCATGCCCAAGAGGTGCGCGTTGCGCAACAGCGTGGTGGCGGCCCACAGTGAGGCGGCCGGCGCCCGGAACGCCTCCGCGGGGCCGACTGCGTCG contains the following coding sequences:
- a CDS encoding aminobutyraldehyde dehydrogenase; translation: MTTHETLRNFIGGRHHHALSEETLDLTDPSTGRVTGSAPESGDADVDLAFTTAYAAFEKWRDVAPAQRQLSLMRIADALERRADEFVRAEAVHTGKPLHVTAAEEMGPMIDQIRFFAGAARCLEGKSAGEYLAGHTSFVRREPLGVCAQVTPWNYPLMMAVWKFAPAVAAGNTVVLKPSDTTPLTTLMLAELAAEFLPDGVLNVVCGSRETGRRLVRHPAPAMVSVTGSVRAGTEVAGAAAGDVKRLHLELGGKAPVVVAADADLAQAAQGIAQAALFNAGQDCASACRVIVDRSVHDEFVAALTREVKGLTTGAPDDPTVFFGPLNSAMQLARVQDHLRNLPPHAEVVTGGEALPARGYFHQPTVVTGLRQEDRAVQEEIFGPVITVQRSSGDEEAVRLANGVRYGLASSVWTRDHRRAMTLARRIDAGCVWINCHLPVAAEMPHGGFKHSGYGKDLSSYGLEDYTRVKHVMTYLGEPGPSA
- the thpD gene encoding ectoine hydroxylase; this encodes MSTTLTDRYPTRLLTPAPAMTREDPTAWGTADDGPLTSDRLDAFDRLGYHAEQSLLTRQEIEVLQEEAARLAVDPVLRKDERTIVEEKSQAVRSVFEVHRISSVFARLAADPRVVGPARQMLGSEVYIHQSRVNYKPGFGGGPFYWHSDFETWHAEDGMPVPRAVSVSIALTENYPYNGSLMIIPGSHRTFVPCVGRTPQDHHRNSLRTHSVAVGMPDQNSVGELARTAGGIEQFTGPPGSATFFDSNCMHGSNGNITPYPRSNIFIVFNSVDNVLGTPFAAPAPRPTYIAGRDFTPVR
- a CDS encoding primary-amine oxidase, yielding MTTMSTRETPTIPHPLAPLTPQEIRQAVKAVKTQREFTADTRFVMISLREPDKRRLLHHNGHEALPREVFMVLRDRKRRRSYEAVVSLDKAKVIDWRYLPGVQTAITEEEFAQCDAAVRSDPRWQEAMRRRGVEDFSLAMVDAWPTGYTGELDDASGRRLACPLTFVRAFPGDNGYARPVENLVALIDLDTMEVLEVTDKGTVPLPPLSGNYDPAVRTADNNWPAVVEERQDLKPIDITQPEGPSFTVDGYAVEWQKWRFRIGFTVREGLVLHQVGYQDQGRIRSIVHRASLAEMYTPYGDPGFTHYRKNAFDEGEYGAGFMVNALELGCDCLGEIHYFDAVVHDQDGEPVTLPNAVCMHEEDMNIAWKHTDFRTGKVVTRRQRRLVISSFAVLGNYQYGYFWYLYLDGTIKFEVKLTGMISTGAFTGECPPYGTAVAPGLYGPHHQHFFSMRLDMAVDGPRNSVYEVDSVALPVDERNPHANAWHTRHTLLESERQAQQRTAHAATGRFWNIVNTRERNGLGEPVGYKLVPSSGLLPMQPEGSQAWERARFCYGHLWVTAYDPTQFYAAGDYPNQSRGGEGLPAFVRQDRPLADADVVVWHTFGEHHIVRPEDWPAMPVVSTGFTLRPNGFFDGNPALDVPAPNSCDSTTVCHDQNPF
- a CDS encoding thioesterase II family protein codes for the protein MADPGDWVVTSGTTPNGDGIRLMCFPQAGGGTLAYRPWTAMLAPDVDVMPVVLPGRDSRYGEPQVTDLMELAEAAAEGLRPILSDQEQPVPYAFFGHSMGAVLAYETARLLDAAHHPPALLVVSGSAPPHRAAGAARSCHTLPDQEFLAEVVRLGGVPHAALDEPELIEVMLPALRADFTAAETYVHTTGDPLDCPLAVYAGDADSSVNRGQLAEWDRVTRLRPVRHRVFPGDHFYLDGARRPLLRALRDDLQEAAQVWRAVRR
- a CDS encoding amino acid adenylation domain-containing protein; this encodes MPKLTGWQQQLVHDFAEVLASPGSCGSAASVRGALTRQGWTSACLSVDDGGLGLMWAETALLAEQLGRSWAPSDVIDTVVALPLLTAAAPREATSVQDGTSAIGLVTPAQAHGCTLSRRGQGASDGAQQTVCRFTEVPRFVLLPVAGSPEQVRGVEAAAEDAVRHPTPGGDLWELSTDAVGPAEAFRAPAASLWAATTLLRNAHLLGMALTAVETATDRARTRRQFGRPIGTRQAVSFPLATQRARLEALRMENHAQLLRLDELVLGRSQSAAPAAEFAAIDADAATVTDAVWPLLCECVRHAVHVHGASGLQDDRPVAVGYRRLLAEAVRLGLGAKPHTRTSTAPAGDSDPMRGLGLRRSAHARQLAQRREPAAVRDSDQPLPPGSCVHEMVEQAAARHPEAVALRAGTSEITYREFNLRADQFADALRGRGIGTDDTVGLLMEHGADTVVAILGILKAGASYLPLDPRYPPERIAFMVRDSKAIAVITDQQPSDGSVDLDAPVLTQEQIQSSPGPTHCGHTTEQARPDSLAYLIYTSGSTGTPKGVEVEHRGLANRLRWDAATFPLGPGDAVLHHTSLSFDISVWEIFTPLISGATLVVGAPDLSRDPHRLLQEMRHSGVTVLACVPSLLDVLLEERQPALADISDLRYVFCGGETLSAELCRRFHALELSAELHNFYGPSECTIDVTSWHCRPQEDMLQVPIGRPLTHVSVHVLDEAGAVVPPGYPGELYVGGAGVARGYRNRPDLTVERFVPDPFTSRRQGRLYRTGDLVRMSRDGVLHFIGRSDGQVKVRGHRIELDEIRCTLERHPEVRTAVVRVVSGHIEAHIVPTSAGAPRTDALLRHVRSSLPEYMVPSALAVVASLPMTRNGKIDHAALPPIRTAHPASEDGETAIGGNPDERALITLATRLLGVESLSPTDDFFAAGGTSLQAARFVSRVRAECGLDVRLEQFFAAPTIRDLVKVIHDQPRDEAGAGHG